The proteins below come from a single Thermopolyspora flexuosa genomic window:
- the recA gene encoding recombinase RecA: protein MAANDREKALETALAQIERQFGKGSVMRLGDEARAPVEVIPTGSIALDIALGIGGLPRGRIVEIFGPESSGKTTVALHAVANAQKAGGIAAFIDAEHALDPEYAKKLGVDTDALLVAQPDTGEQALEIADMLIRSGAIDVVVIDSVAALVPKAEIEGEMGDSHVGLQARLMSQALRKLTGAISQTRTTAIFINQLREKVGVMFGSPETTTGGKALKFYASVRLDIRRIETLKDGTEPVGSRTRVKVVKNKMAPPFRQCDFDILYGVGISREGGIIDMGVEHGFIRKSGAWYTYEGEQLGQGKENARNFLKNNPDIANEIEKKIKEKLGVGPRIDAPAQPPAGAPAAGPGAAPAASAGRTAGTTGRAAAAASARAAKAAAAPRPGDV from the coding sequence ATGGCAGCCAACGACCGCGAGAAGGCCCTGGAAACGGCGCTCGCCCAGATCGAGCGCCAGTTCGGCAAGGGCTCCGTCATGCGTCTCGGCGACGAGGCGCGTGCCCCTGTCGAGGTGATCCCGACCGGGTCGATCGCGCTGGACATCGCGCTCGGCATCGGCGGCCTGCCCCGCGGGCGGATCGTGGAGATCTTCGGTCCGGAGTCGTCCGGTAAGACCACGGTCGCCCTGCACGCGGTGGCGAACGCGCAGAAGGCGGGCGGCATCGCCGCCTTCATCGACGCCGAGCACGCCCTCGACCCGGAGTACGCCAAGAAGCTCGGCGTGGACACCGACGCGCTCCTCGTCGCGCAGCCGGACACCGGTGAGCAGGCTCTCGAGATCGCCGACATGCTGATCCGCTCCGGTGCGATCGACGTGGTCGTCATCGACTCGGTGGCGGCCCTCGTGCCGAAGGCGGAGATCGAGGGCGAGATGGGCGACAGCCACGTCGGCCTCCAGGCCCGGCTGATGTCCCAGGCCCTGCGCAAGCTGACCGGCGCCATCAGCCAGACCCGTACCACCGCGATCTTCATCAACCAGCTGCGCGAGAAGGTCGGCGTGATGTTCGGCAGCCCGGAGACCACCACCGGTGGTAAGGCGCTGAAGTTCTACGCCTCGGTTCGCCTCGACATCCGCCGCATCGAGACCCTGAAGGACGGCACCGAGCCGGTCGGCAGCCGGACCCGGGTGAAGGTCGTCAAGAACAAGATGGCCCCGCCGTTCCGGCAGTGCGACTTCGACATCCTCTACGGCGTCGGCATCTCCCGCGAGGGCGGGATCATCGACATGGGCGTGGAGCACGGCTTCATCCGCAAGTCCGGCGCCTGGTACACGTACGAGGGCGAGCAGCTCGGGCAGGGCAAGGAGAACGCCCGCAACTTCCTGAAGAACAACCCGGACATCGCGAACGAGATCGAGAAGAAGATCAAGGAGAAGCTGGGGGTCGGGCCGCGCATCGACGCCCCCGCCCAGCCTCCGGCCGGTGCCCCCGCGGCCGGCCCGGGCGCGGCGCCCGCGGCGTCCGCCGGCCGTACCGCCGGGACCACCGGCCGTGCCGCGGCCGCCGCGTCCGCCCGGGCCGCCAAGGCCGCGGCGGCGCCCCGGCCGGGTGACGTCTGA
- a CDS encoding DUF3046 domain-containing protein, which produces MRLTDFWDRMHRQFGETYAESWARDFVIAELGHRTVVQALADGESAKDVWRAVCATVDVDPKLR; this is translated from the coding sequence GTGCGCTTAACAGACTTCTGGGATCGCATGCACCGGCAGTTCGGCGAGACGTACGCCGAGTCCTGGGCGCGGGACTTCGTCATCGCCGAGCTGGGGCACCGTACCGTGGTGCAGGCCCTCGCCGACGGGGAGTCGGCGAAGGACGTCTGGCGTGCGGTCTGCGCGACCGTCGACGTCGACCCCAAGCTGCGCTGA